The following are from one region of the Desulfofundulus luciae genome:
- a CDS encoding MFS transporter, with protein sequence MRTPSNPQQKQRHGIKAIISSLRHRNFRLFWTGQCISLVGTWMQNMAQSWLVLELTGSPFLLGLVGGLQFVPLLFFALIAGAVADRLPKRPLLLFTQGMSMLFALVLGLLTLYNVVQYWHVAVLAFLLGTINALDMPARQAFIIELVGREDLMNAIALNSSIFNGARIIGPAVAGLVISTVGIAACFLANAASFLFVLGGLLLVRVRGEVDGREDHRNLWEDVHEGLAYIRSNSTVFTVLAMVGGMSALAMNFNVLVPVFAREVLHRQAQGFGFLMSATGLGAFAGALTVAYLSNRGPRLKLLLAGASGLCFCELMLAPVRLYSLALVLLCLAGFAVSTFSASANATVQMNVPDHLRGRVMSVYSLVFIGLVPAGNFFSGTVAHLWGAPAGFALGGGLALLFLLFLGRRLLRQQHSPVP encoded by the coding sequence ATGAGAACACCCTCTAACCCGCAACAAAAGCAACGTCACGGAATTAAGGCCATTATTTCCTCCCTGCGTCACCGGAATTTTCGCCTGTTCTGGACCGGACAATGCATTTCCCTGGTGGGTACCTGGATGCAGAACATGGCTCAATCCTGGCTGGTGCTGGAACTAACCGGTTCGCCATTTTTGCTGGGACTGGTGGGAGGTTTGCAGTTTGTCCCATTGCTCTTCTTTGCCCTCATTGCCGGGGCGGTGGCCGACCGCCTGCCCAAACGCCCCTTGCTTCTGTTCACCCAGGGTATGTCCATGTTATTTGCTCTTGTCCTGGGCCTGCTAACTCTCTATAACGTGGTGCAGTACTGGCATGTGGCCGTGCTGGCTTTCCTTCTGGGTACGATCAATGCCCTGGACATGCCGGCGCGCCAGGCTTTCATCATCGAACTGGTAGGTCGGGAAGATTTGATGAACGCCATTGCCCTGAATTCCTCCATCTTCAATGGGGCGCGGATAATCGGTCCGGCGGTAGCCGGTCTGGTGATCAGCACCGTGGGGATTGCCGCCTGTTTTCTGGCCAACGCTGCCAGCTTTTTGTTTGTGCTGGGTGGGCTTTTATTGGTCCGGGTAAGGGGGGAGGTAGATGGCAGGGAAGATCATCGAAATCTGTGGGAAGATGTGCACGAGGGTCTTGCCTATATTCGTTCCAACTCAACGGTGTTCACCGTGCTGGCCATGGTTGGTGGTATGAGTGCTTTAGCCATGAATTTTAACGTGCTGGTGCCTGTTTTTGCCCGGGAGGTGCTGCACCGGCAGGCCCAGGGCTTTGGCTTTCTCATGTCCGCCACGGGTCTGGGTGCCTTTGCCGGCGCGCTTACCGTGGCCTACCTCAGCAACCGCGGCCCGCGGCTGAAATTGCTCCTGGCCGGCGCTTCAGGCTTGTGTTTTTGCGAGCTGATGCTGGCCCCGGTACGCCTTTACTCCCTGGCCCTGGTGCTGCTGTGCCTGGCCGGCTTTGCCGTGAGCACCTTCAGTGCTTCCGCCAACGCCACCGTCCAGATGAACGTTCCCGACCACCTGCGGGGGCGGGTGATGAGCGTTTATTCCCTGGTGTTTATCGGCCTGGTGCCTGCCGGCAATTTTTTCAGCGGTACGGTGGCCCACCTCTGGGGTGCTCCGGCTGGGTTCGCCCTGGGTGGCGGCCTGGCCTTGCTGTTCCTGCTTTTCCTGGGCCGCCGGCTGCTGCGGCAACAGCATTCTCCAGTTCCCTAA